Proteins from a genomic interval of Chryseobacterium indologenes:
- the atpG gene encoding ATP synthase F1 subunit gamma has product MANLKEIRGRITSISSTMQITRAMKMVSAAKLKKAQDAIVMLRPYSEKLQELIQNVNSSSDPDQISVYAQKREVKRILFIAVTSNRGLAGAFNSSIVKELNLQFQNNSQYEIEVLPVGKKVYDAVRKSRTVYANGSSVYDNMNFDTVAHIVEGVMTSFTEGKFDEVYVIYNKFVNAATQEVTTEQVLPISMPENTESEVETDYIFEPNRAEILDNLIPKSIKTQIFKAILDSIASEHGARMTAMHKATDNAQALKNDLVIFYNKARQAAITNEILEIVSGAEALKNS; this is encoded by the coding sequence ATGGCAAACTTAAAAGAAATACGAGGCAGAATTACGTCAATTTCATCTACGATGCAGATTACACGTGCTATGAAAATGGTTTCCGCTGCGAAACTTAAAAAAGCACAGGATGCAATCGTAATGCTAAGACCATATTCTGAAAAATTACAGGAGCTTATCCAGAATGTAAATTCTAGCTCAGATCCTGATCAGATTTCTGTATATGCTCAGAAAAGAGAGGTTAAAAGAATACTTTTCATCGCTGTTACTTCAAACAGAGGTCTTGCGGGAGCTTTTAACTCTTCAATCGTAAAAGAGCTTAACCTTCAGTTTCAGAACAATTCTCAATATGAGATTGAAGTTCTTCCTGTTGGAAAAAAGGTATATGATGCAGTAAGAAAAAGTCGTACGGTATATGCCAATGGAAGCTCTGTGTATGATAACATGAACTTTGATACAGTTGCTCACATTGTTGAAGGAGTAATGACAAGTTTCACAGAAGGGAAATTTGACGAAGTATATGTTATTTACAATAAATTCGTTAATGCTGCAACTCAGGAAGTAACTACAGAACAGGTTCTTCCGATCTCAATGCCTGAAAACACAGAATCAGAGGTTGAAACAGACTATATCTTTGAACCGAACAGAGCTGAGATTCTTGATAATTTGATTCCAAAGTCTATCAAAACTCAGATCTTCAAAGCAATCTTAGATTCAATAGCATCAGAGCACGGAGCGAGAATGACGGCAATGCACAAAGCAACAGACAACGCTCAGGCTTTAAAGAATGATCTTGTGATCTTCTACAACAAAGCAAGACAGGCTGCAATTACCAATGAAATTTTGGAAATTGTTTCCGGAGCAGAAGCTTTGAAAAATTCGTAA
- a CDS encoding F0F1 ATP synthase subunit alpha — MAEINPAEVSAILKQQLANFDTQSNVEEVGTVLTIGDGIARVYGLENVQYGELVKFSSDVEGIVLNLEEDNVGVALLGESKLVKEGDTVRRTNRISSIKVGEGMLGRVVDTLGNPIDGKGPITGELYEMPLERKAPGVIFRQPVTEPLQSGIVAIDSMIPVGRGQRELIIGDRQTGKTTVAIDTIINQKEFFDAGQPVYCIYVAIGQKASTVAQIVKTLSDKGALAYTVIVAANASDPVPMQVYSAMAGAAIGEFFRDTGRPALIVYDDLSKQAVAYRELSLLLRRPPGREAYPGDVFYLHSRLLERAAKVIADDNIASQMNDLPESLKPIVKGGGSLTALPIIETQAGDVSAYIPTNVISITDGQIFLESDLFNSGVRPAINVGISVSRVGGNAQIKSMKKVSGTLKLDQAQYKELEAFAKFGSDLDASTLAVISKGERNVELLKQPVNSPLPVDSQVAMIYAGTENLLRNVPIRKVKEFQTEYIEFLRSKHPDTMAAIKAGKIDNDITSVLKQAANDLASKYN, encoded by the coding sequence ATGGCAGAAATAAATCCGGCAGAAGTATCTGCGATCTTAAAACAGCAATTGGCCAACTTCGATACTCAATCAAACGTTGAGGAAGTAGGTACAGTTTTAACCATCGGTGATGGTATTGCTCGTGTATACGGGTTAGAAAACGTACAATACGGAGAGTTGGTGAAATTTTCTAGTGATGTAGAAGGTATTGTACTTAACCTTGAAGAAGACAACGTAGGTGTTGCTCTACTTGGTGAAAGTAAATTAGTAAAAGAAGGGGATACAGTAAGAAGAACAAACAGAATCTCTTCTATCAAAGTAGGAGAAGGAATGTTAGGAAGAGTAGTGGATACTCTTGGTAACCCTATCGATGGTAAAGGTCCTATTACTGGAGAATTATACGAAATGCCATTGGAAAGAAAGGCTCCTGGAGTTATCTTCAGACAGCCGGTAACTGAGCCTTTACAGTCAGGTATCGTGGCAATCGACTCTATGATCCCTGTAGGAAGAGGACAAAGAGAGCTTATCATCGGTGACAGACAAACAGGTAAAACTACTGTTGCGATCGATACGATCATCAACCAAAAAGAATTCTTTGATGCTGGTCAGCCAGTATATTGTATATATGTTGCTATCGGTCAGAAAGCTTCTACTGTAGCACAAATCGTTAAAACTCTTTCTGATAAAGGAGCTTTAGCATATACTGTAATCGTTGCGGCTAACGCATCAGATCCTGTTCCAATGCAGGTATATTCTGCGATGGCAGGTGCTGCTATCGGTGAATTCTTCAGAGATACAGGTAGACCGGCGCTTATCGTTTATGATGATTTATCTAAACAAGCTGTTGCTTACCGTGAGCTTTCTCTACTTTTAAGAAGACCACCGGGCCGTGAAGCTTACCCTGGAGACGTTTTCTATCTTCACTCAAGACTATTGGAAAGAGCTGCAAAAGTAATCGCTGATGATAATATTGCAAGCCAGATGAATGACTTACCAGAGTCTCTGAAACCAATTGTAAAAGGTGGTGGTTCATTAACGGCACTTCCGATTATCGAAACTCAGGCTGGTGACGTTTCTGCATATATCCCTACAAACGTAATCTCTATTACAGACGGACAGATCTTCCTGGAGTCTGATCTATTCAACTCAGGGGTTCGTCCTGCGATCAACGTAGGTATCTCTGTATCGAGAGTAGGAGGTAACGCTCAGATCAAATCAATGAAAAAAGTTTCCGGTACATTGAAGCTTGACCAGGCTCAGTACAAGGAGCTGGAAGCGTTTGCTAAATTCGGTTCTGACCTTGATGCTTCTACTTTGGCAGTAATTTCTAAAGGAGAAAGAAACGTAGAGCTTCTTAAGCAGCCGGTTAACTCTCCACTTCCTGTAGACAGCCAGGTAGCTATGATCTACGCAGGTACTGAGAACTTGTTGAGAAACGTTCCTATCAGAAAAGTAAAAGAATTCCAAACTGAATATATCGAATTCCTAAGATCCAAGCACCCTGATACAATGGCTGCAATTAAGGCTGGGAAAATCGATAATGATATTACAAGCGTTCTTAAGCAGGCAGCTAACGATTTAGCTTCTAAATACAACTAA
- the atpH gene encoding ATP synthase F1 subunit delta translates to MLTSKVAKRYAQGLLDFTNEAGQTATVFSEMKDVVKVMSESKDLNKFFLTPYIDSKKKIEVANEIFKGLSVSSQNLIRLVIKHGRENQLKNIAQEFINKVEDLSGVQRVTLTTATPLSKENLDQILRSTNLVNADSNFDLTVTVKPEILGGYVLRVGDQQVDASVKTKLNQVKKDFQLN, encoded by the coding sequence ATGCTTACATCTAAAGTAGCTAAAAGATACGCACAAGGTTTACTTGACTTCACCAATGAAGCAGGTCAAACGGCTACTGTATTTTCAGAAATGAAAGATGTAGTAAAGGTAATGTCTGAATCTAAAGATTTAAACAAATTTTTCCTTACTCCTTACATCGATTCGAAGAAGAAAATAGAAGTAGCAAACGAAATATTCAAAGGTTTATCTGTTTCTTCTCAAAACCTGATCAGATTAGTGATCAAACACGGTCGTGAGAACCAATTGAAAAACATTGCACAGGAATTCATCAATAAAGTTGAAGATCTTAGCGGTGTACAGAGAGTAACGCTTACCACAGCAACTCCGCTTTCAAAAGAAAACCTTGATCAGATTTTAAGATCCACCAATCTTGTAAATGCTGATTCAAACTTTGATCTTACAGTGACTGTAAAACCGGAAATTCTTGGAGGATATGTTCTAAGAGTAGGTGACCAGCAGGTAGATGCATCTGTGAAGACTAAACTTAACCAAGTTAAAAAAGATTTTCAATTAAATTAA
- a CDS encoding F0F1 ATP synthase subunit B — protein sequence MELIHQFSSGLFIIQSVIFLALLFLLGKFAWKPILKSINDRETSIVDALNQAKLARKEMETLKEDNERIIREAKIERDAILKEAREIKDRIVGEAKDAAKSEGDKLIEAAKQTIQAEKNAAMADIKTQIGTLSVNIAESILKQKLDNSEAQNELVQNYLNKSNLN from the coding sequence ATGGAATTAATTCATCAGTTTTCATCAGGATTATTTATTATCCAGTCTGTTATTTTTCTAGCGTTATTATTTCTGTTAGGTAAATTCGCTTGGAAACCTATTTTAAAGTCTATCAACGACAGAGAAACTTCTATTGTTGATGCTCTTAATCAAGCTAAATTGGCTAGAAAAGAAATGGAAACTTTAAAAGAAGATAACGAAAGAATTATTCGTGAAGCTAAAATCGAAAGAGATGCTATCCTTAAAGAAGCTAGAGAGATTAAGGACAGAATCGTAGGAGAAGCTAAAGATGCTGCTAAATCTGAAGGAGACAAATTGATCGAAGCTGCCAAGCAGACTATCCAGGCTGAGAAAAATGCTGCCATGGCAGACATCAAAACTCAAATCGGTACTTTATCTGTGAACATTGCTGAGTCTATCTTGAAACAAAAATTAGACAACAGCGAAGCTCAAAACGAATTAGTTCAAAATTATTTAAACAAATCAAACCTTAACTAA
- the atpE gene encoding ATP synthase F0 subunit C: MEIPKIVGAGIVVLGVGIGLGKIGAAALEAIARQPEQSGKIQTAMLIAAALVEGVAFAALFAVN, from the coding sequence ATGGAAATCCCTAAAATTGTAGGTGCTGGTATCGTAGTACTAGGTGTAGGTATCGGTCTTGGTAAAATCGGAGCTGCTGCTCTTGAAGCTATCGCTAGACAACCTGAACAATCTGGAAAAATCCAAACAGCTATGCTTATCGCAGCTGCACTTGTAGAAGGTGTTGCGTTTGCTGCTCTATTCGCAGTAAACTAA
- the atpB gene encoding F0F1 ATP synthase subunit A, protein MFKKFAVLFYSIFVLNLVSAQHGEATAGAAPAQELSEKDKVSKENKEFIDHHLLDAHDFTLMVDKDGHHIGFPLPVIIYDNGFHAFMSNKEGFMHGEPTEVDGSFYVLHHEKIYKTDAAGTITLDDHGHPTNEKPLDLSITKSVLIILLVSIFMLALFTGMAKSYKKSAIPTGAARFLEPLIIFVRDEVAIPNIGHKYKRFMGYLLTVFFFILFLNVLGLMPFGINVTGNITMTFFLAILTYLITTFSANKDYWKHIFWMPGVPVPMKLIMLPIELLGTITKPFALMIRLFANMTAGHIVVMSLIGLIYVFKNFIAGVAFPFLTLVIYLLEVLVAFLQAYIFTMLSALFIGMAVEEHEHEHHAAH, encoded by the coding sequence ATGTTTAAGAAATTCGCAGTTTTATTCTACAGTATTTTTGTATTAAACTTGGTGTCTGCACAGCACGGCGAGGCTACTGCTGGGGCGGCTCCTGCTCAAGAGCTTTCAGAGAAAGACAAAGTAAGTAAAGAAAACAAAGAATTCATCGATCATCACTTATTGGATGCTCATGATTTCACATTGATGGTTGACAAAGATGGTCACCATATCGGTTTCCCTCTTCCGGTTATTATTTATGATAACGGTTTCCACGCTTTCATGAGTAATAAAGAAGGCTTTATGCACGGTGAGCCGACTGAAGTAGACGGATCTTTTTATGTGTTGCACCACGAAAAGATTTATAAGACGGATGCAGCAGGAACTATAACTCTTGATGATCACGGTCATCCGACTAATGAAAAACCATTAGATCTTTCAATTACAAAAAGTGTACTGATTATTTTATTAGTGTCAATCTTTATGTTGGCGTTGTTCACAGGAATGGCTAAATCTTACAAGAAGTCTGCTATCCCTACAGGAGCAGCAAGATTCTTGGAGCCACTGATTATTTTTGTGAGAGACGAGGTGGCTATCCCAAACATCGGACATAAGTATAAGAGATTTATGGGTTATTTATTGACGGTATTCTTCTTTATTCTTTTCCTTAACGTTTTAGGATTGATGCCTTTTGGAATCAATGTTACAGGTAATATTACAATGACATTCTTCCTTGCTATCCTTACATATCTTATTACTACATTCTCTGCCAATAAAGATTACTGGAAACACATCTTCTGGATGCCGGGAGTACCAGTGCCAATGAAGCTGATCATGCTTCCTATCGAATTATTAGGAACAATCACTAAGCCATTTGCATTGATGATCCGACTTTTTGCCAACATGACGGCAGGTCACATTGTGGTAATGAGTTTGATCGGTTTGATCTATGTATTCAAGAACTTTATTGCTGGTGTAGCATTCCCGTTCTTAACATTAGTAATTTATTTATTGGAAGTATTGGTAGCATTCCTTCAGGCATATATCTTTACGATGTTATCCGCTTTGTTTATCGGAATGGCAGTGGAAGAGCATGAGCATGAACACCACGCAGCTCACTAA
- the ffh gene encoding signal recognition particle protein, which translates to MFNSLQDKLDKALHNISGRGKITEINVAETVKEIRRALVDADVNYKVAKDLTKRVQDKALGENVLTSLTPGQLMTKIVHDELVDLMGGSQEGINLSGKPTVILIAGLQGSGKTTFSGKLANYLQTKRNKKPLLVACDVYRPAAIDQLKVLGGQINVPVYTEEGATNPSTIAENAINFAKANNHDVVIVDTAGRLAIDEQMMNEIKSVHYFIKPQETLFVVDSMTGQDAVNTAKAFNDALNFDGVVLTKLDGDTRGGAALTIRSVVEKPIKFISTGEKMEALDLFYPERMADRILGMGDVVSLVERAQEQFDEEEAKKLHKKIAKNEFGFDDFLKQINQIKKMGNMKDLMGMIPGVGKAIKDVEISDDAFKHIEAIIHSMTPEERRRPSIINTQRKNRIAKGAGRKIEDVNQLMKQFDQMGKMMKMMQGPQGKQMMQMMSKMPNMPGMGGMFGK; encoded by the coding sequence ATGTTTAATAGTTTACAGGATAAATTAGACAAGGCATTACATAATATTTCCGGACGTGGAAAAATTACCGAAATCAATGTAGCGGAAACCGTAAAGGAGATCCGTAGAGCATTAGTGGATGCCGATGTTAACTATAAAGTTGCAAAAGACCTTACGAAAAGGGTTCAGGATAAAGCCTTAGGAGAAAACGTTCTTACTTCCCTTACTCCTGGACAGTTGATGACTAAGATTGTTCATGATGAGTTGGTTGATCTGATGGGAGGTTCTCAGGAAGGGATCAATCTTTCAGGGAAGCCGACCGTGATTCTTATTGCAGGTCTTCAAGGTTCCGGTAAGACAACTTTCTCAGGAAAACTTGCCAATTATCTACAAACAAAAAGAAATAAAAAACCTTTGCTGGTAGCATGTGACGTATACCGTCCTGCGGCGATTGACCAGCTAAAAGTATTGGGAGGACAGATTAATGTTCCCGTATATACTGAAGAAGGCGCTACAAATCCTTCTACCATTGCTGAAAATGCCATCAACTTTGCGAAAGCCAATAATCATGACGTAGTTATCGTGGATACAGCGGGGCGTTTGGCGATTGATGAGCAGATGATGAACGAGATAAAATCTGTGCATTATTTCATCAAACCACAGGAGACGCTTTTCGTAGTAGACTCTATGACAGGTCAGGATGCTGTGAATACTGCAAAAGCATTTAACGATGCTTTGAATTTCGATGGGGTTGTTTTAACCAAATTAGACGGTGATACAAGAGGGGGTGCTGCCCTGACGATCCGTTCCGTGGTTGAAAAACCAATCAAATTTATCTCTACAGGTGAAAAAATGGAAGCTTTAGATCTTTTCTATCCGGAAAGAATGGCAGACAGAATCCTGGGAATGGGAGACGTTGTTTCCCTAGTAGAGAGAGCCCAGGAGCAGTTTGATGAAGAAGAAGCCAAAAAACTTCACAAAAAGATTGCTAAAAACGAATTTGGTTTTGACGACTTCCTGAAGCAGATCAACCAGATCAAGAAAATGGGTAACATGAAGGACTTAATGGGAATGATCCCCGGAGTTGGAAAAGCAATTAAAGATGTTGAGATCAGTGATGATGCTTTTAAGCACATTGAAGCAATTATCCACTCCATGACTCCTGAAGAAAGAAGAAGACCCTCTATCATCAACACTCAAAGAAAGAACAGAATTGCCAAAGGTGCTGGAAGAAAAATTGAGGATGTAAACCAATTGATGAAGCAATTTGACCAGATGGGTAAAATGATGAAGATGATGCAGGGACCTCAGGGAAAGCAGATGATGCAGATGATGAGCAAAATGCCGAATATGCCGGGAATGGGCGGAATGTTTGGAAAATAA
- a CDS encoding outer membrane beta-barrel protein produces MNKLLLAGAVALFGLSNAQMTKGDWVISGNTGMGFNNTTSTIKVAGQSIDGPKTNTFSISPSVGYFVIDKLAVGAELSYLTTTTKFEGNKSTSSTFSVMPTATYYFTNSTKFVPFLGAGIGYSSNTTKFKSDGGYIGDPLLQNETTTDGLAWKVKGGVTYMATPSLGLNLGLSYDQFSNKETVLNKEVKTNVKTFGVNIGMSYFIRGKAQKSDK; encoded by the coding sequence ATGAATAAACTTTTATTAGCAGGTGCTGTAGCACTTTTCGGACTTTCAAACGCTCAGATGACTAAAGGGGATTGGGTAATCAGTGGAAACACAGGAATGGGATTCAATAATACCACCTCTACAATAAAGGTAGCTGGTCAGTCTATTGATGGTCCTAAAACAAATACTTTTTCCATTTCTCCTTCTGTAGGATATTTTGTCATTGATAAGTTGGCTGTGGGTGCGGAACTGAGCTATCTGACTACTACCACTAAGTTTGAAGGCAATAAATCTACAAGCTCTACTTTTTCTGTAATGCCTACAGCTACCTATTATTTCACCAATTCTACGAAATTTGTACCGTTCCTAGGAGCAGGCATAGGATATTCTTCGAATACGACAAAGTTTAAGAGTGATGGCGGGTATATTGGCGATCCGTTATTGCAAAATGAGACAACAACAGACGGGCTGGCATGGAAAGTGAAAGGAGGAGTAACTTATATGGCAACCCCATCTTTAGGACTAAATTTAGGGCTTTCTTATGATCAGTTCTCCAATAAAGAGACAGTATTGAATAAAGAGGTTAAAACCAACGTTAAAACTTTCGGAGTTAACATTGGAATGTCTTATTTCATCAGAGGTAAAGCACAAAAATCAGATAAATAA
- a CDS encoding outer membrane beta-barrel protein, with protein MKKILLAGAVALFGLSNAQIAKGTTYLSGQVNYSQKEYNNAKDQRDENFKILPTVGYFVNTNLAVGLGLGYQNANTKTTEDKAGNTVLKTKDTESAFVVAPFVRKYWTLSDKLYIFGQLEVPMAFGQTKYEETATTTTGAGTSVVSSSDKYNKTSIGVNIKPGLDYFLNKNWTIEATIGEFGYNTSKVDVDGAKRVNNYDFGLNLKAVTFGVKYVFAK; from the coding sequence ATGAAAAAAATATTATTAGCGGGTGCTGTTGCACTTTTCGGTTTATCAAACGCTCAGATTGCTAAAGGAACTACATATTTATCAGGACAAGTAAATTATTCTCAAAAAGAGTATAATAATGCTAAGGATCAAAGAGATGAAAATTTCAAAATTCTTCCAACTGTTGGATATTTCGTAAACACTAACTTAGCAGTAGGTTTAGGACTTGGTTACCAAAACGCTAACACTAAAACAACTGAAGATAAAGCAGGTAACACAGTATTAAAAACTAAAGATACTGAATCTGCATTCGTTGTAGCTCCATTCGTAAGAAAATATTGGACTTTATCTGATAAATTATATATTTTCGGTCAATTAGAAGTTCCAATGGCATTTGGTCAAACTAAATACGAAGAAACTGCTACAACTACTACAGGAGCTGGTACATCTGTTGTTTCATCTTCTGATAAATACAACAAAACTTCTATCGGTGTTAACATTAAGCCAGGTTTAGATTATTTCTTAAACAAAAACTGGACTATCGAAGCTACTATCGGTGAATTCGGATACAACACTTCTAAAGTGGATGTTGACGGAGCTAAGAGAGTAAACAACTATGACTTCGGTTTAAACTTAAAAGCTGTAACTTTCGGAGTTAAGTATGTATTTGCAAAATAA
- a CDS encoding PorT family protein, with protein MKKLLLIAAVAVLGANVNAQEVRFGAKAGYSYSTLKAKGDGHSETSDPLHTYYIGGLVEYKLSDKFALQGELLYSPLGGKMEIETADPNNPTTFLNVKAKQTYHTLLIPISAKYFITEGLSVSAGANVGLILSAKEKYSADLGLGPLVELEGSDETDIKDQLNTLNLAPFLGAEYMLENGLFFDARYNLGVSNLAKHAEGGYKLTNSFIQVGVGFKFGGN; from the coding sequence ATGAAAAAACTTTTACTTATTGCAGCAGTCGCTGTTCTAGGAGCAAATGTAAACGCTCAGGAAGTAAGATTTGGTGCTAAAGCCGGATATTCCTATTCTACATTAAAGGCGAAAGGTGATGGTCACTCTGAAACTTCTGATCCCCTGCATACTTATTATATCGGTGGATTGGTAGAATATAAGCTGAGTGATAAATTTGCGCTTCAGGGAGAACTTTTATATTCTCCACTTGGTGGAAAAATGGAAATAGAAACGGCTGATCCAAATAATCCAACTACATTTTTAAACGTTAAAGCAAAACAAACTTACCATACCTTATTGATTCCTATTTCAGCGAAATACTTCATTACTGAAGGGTTATCTGTTTCTGCAGGGGCTAATGTTGGTTTGATCCTTTCCGCAAAAGAAAAATACTCTGCTGATTTGGGACTGGGACCATTGGTTGAGCTTGAGGGAAGTGATGAGACTGATATTAAAGATCAGCTGAATACTTTAAACCTGGCACCTTTCTTAGGTGCTGAATATATGTTGGAGAACGGACTCTTCTTTGATGCAAGATATAACCTGGGTGTATCAAACTTAGCAAAACATGCTGAAGGAGGGTACAAACTGACAAATAGCTTTATTCAGGTAGGTGTAGGTTTCAAGTTCGGAGGGAACTAA
- a CDS encoding PhoH family protein, which translates to MFELTFDLEDIDPKIFYGVNNQYFNLIKSSFPTIKITGRDHFIFAMGNQEALDILKQKLDDIVNFISKNNSIGLKDVENILNIKDENEKQLVFDQDIIVKGVNGKIIKAKTTNLKKLVKETEKKDMVFAIGPAGTGKTYTSVALAARALRDKEVKRIILTRPAVEAGESLGFLPGDLKEKLDPYLQPLYDALRDMIPHEKLEGFMEKKVIEVAPLAFMRGRTLDDAFVILDEAQNTTHAQMKMFLTRMGMNAKFIITGDPSQIDLPKNQQSGLKEAMRILHGVKEIGFVHLTEEDVVRHPVVRKIILAYNDEDKRLRNDS; encoded by the coding sequence ATGTTTGAATTAACATTTGATTTGGAAGATATCGATCCAAAAATCTTTTATGGAGTTAATAACCAATATTTCAACTTAATAAAATCAAGCTTTCCGACCATTAAAATTACAGGAAGAGATCATTTTATCTTTGCTATGGGGAATCAGGAGGCTTTAGATATACTGAAACAAAAACTGGATGACATTGTAAACTTTATCTCTAAAAACAATTCAATAGGTCTGAAAGACGTTGAAAATATCCTTAATATTAAAGATGAAAACGAAAAACAATTGGTTTTTGATCAGGATATTATTGTAAAGGGAGTCAATGGAAAAATTATTAAAGCCAAAACCACCAATCTTAAAAAGCTTGTTAAAGAGACAGAGAAAAAGGATATGGTGTTTGCAATTGGGCCGGCCGGGACAGGAAAAACCTATACGAGTGTTGCCTTAGCTGCCAGAGCATTAAGAGATAAGGAAGTAAAAAGAATTATTTTAACCAGACCTGCTGTAGAAGCGGGGGAGAGCCTTGGATTTTTACCCGGAGACCTTAAAGAAAAGCTGGATCCGTATTTACAGCCCCTTTATGATGCGCTTCGTGATATGATTCCTCATGAAAAGCTGGAAGGTTTTATGGAGAAAAAGGTAATTGAGGTAGCTCCATTGGCTTTTATGAGAGGGCGTACGCTTGATGATGCCTTTGTAATTCTTGATGAAGCTCAGAACACAACCCATGCACAGATGAAAATGTTTCTGACAAGAATGGGGATGAATGCGAAGTTTATTATTACAGGAGATCCAAGCCAGATTGACCTTCCGAAAAACCAGCAATCAGGGTTAAAAGAAGCGATGAGGATCCTTCACGGAGTGAAAGAAATCGGTTTTGTACATCTTACGGAGGAAGATGTGGTAAGACACCCTGTGGTAAGAAAAATTATTTTGGCTTATAACGATGAGGATAAGAGATTGAGAAACGACTCCTAA
- a CDS encoding SAM-dependent chlorinase/fluorinase, whose protein sequence is MSIITLTSDFGNLDYRVAAVKGSILSLNPEVNIIDITHDIQAFNLIQTSYIVRNAYKYFPKGSIHILAVDSFYHKSRKNILYKADGSYFLAADNGLLSLIFFDIKPEAIYELTLNNRFDDVIDFISTDIFVPAAVHLANGGLPEVIGRKIDTVKQLMFPRAVYNESEAMIIGEVTYIDNFGNIISNIHKDFFENISKGYNSFTIKFRNLSLSRVFSSHTEVVSDWERETEFHGQSAAIFNDSQLLELTIYKGSKKNGAKSLFGLNVGENIYIEFT, encoded by the coding sequence ATGTCAATTATTACCCTTACTTCGGATTTCGGAAATTTGGATTACAGAGTTGCTGCTGTGAAAGGCAGTATTTTGTCTCTAAATCCTGAGGTTAATATTATTGATATAACCCACGATATCCAGGCTTTCAACCTTATACAGACTTCGTACATTGTACGGAACGCCTATAAATATTTTCCTAAAGGATCTATCCACATCCTAGCCGTAGACAGTTTTTATCACAAATCAAGAAAAAATATTCTTTACAAAGCAGACGGTTCTTACTTTCTGGCAGCAGACAACGGCCTGTTGAGCCTTATATTTTTCGATATTAAACCTGAAGCCATATACGAGCTCACGCTGAATAATCGGTTTGATGATGTCATCGACTTTATTTCTACGGATATTTTTGTTCCTGCTGCGGTACATCTCGCTAATGGCGGACTTCCTGAAGTTATCGGAAGAAAAATAGATACCGTAAAGCAACTGATGTTCCCGAGAGCGGTTTACAATGAGTCTGAAGCCATGATTATCGGAGAAGTGACTTATATTGATAATTTCGGAAATATAATATCAAATATCCATAAAGATTTTTTCGAAAATATCAGCAAAGGATACAATAGTTTCACCATAAAATTCAGGAATCTTAGCCTTTCCAGGGTCTTTTCCAGTCATACGGAGGTTGTTTCCGACTGGGAAAGGGAGACCGAATTCCATGGGCAATCGGCGGCCATTTTCAATGACAGTCAGTTATTGGAGCTGACAATTTACAAAGGAAGTAAGAAAAACGGGGCTAAAAGCCTGTTTGGATTGAATGTAGGTGAAAATATTTACATTGAATTCACCTAA